The following proteins are encoded in a genomic region of Synergistaceae bacterium:
- a CDS encoding galactose ABC transporter substrate-binding protein translates to MRKSFVLAFILILAVVSCSHAQEIKIGACIYRFNDAFMLRFRNAMAEQSQKEGAIINFSDGQDDQNTQNAQIDEFIANGVNVLIVNPVDRMTSQTIVDKAKAANIPVVFINREPELSVLNSYDKAYYIGAKAEESGTQSGQLIAEYFKSHPDADKNKDGKLQFILLRGQNGHQDMILRSKYSIEAIKAAGIEPVELANAIANWDKLQAMTIANAFIMSIGAENIEAIIANNDEMALGAVEALKANNYNKGDPALYIPVVGVDANASALEAMNKGELLGTVLNDADNQGFAAAKLAVALASNKDLSSIGYPITDNKYIWIPYQKVTRGDDK, encoded by the coding sequence TTGCGTAAAAGTTTTGTATTAGCATTTATCTTGATTCTTGCAGTAGTCTCATGTTCTCACGCACAAGAAATAAAAATAGGCGCGTGCATTTACAGATTTAATGATGCCTTCATGCTTAGATTCCGTAACGCAATGGCCGAACAATCACAGAAAGAAGGCGCAATAATTAATTTCTCCGACGGCCAAGACGACCAGAACACGCAAAATGCCCAGATTGATGAATTTATTGCAAACGGCGTAAATGTCTTGATAGTTAATCCCGTCGATAGAATGACATCACAAACAATCGTCGATAAAGCTAAAGCCGCAAATATTCCGGTAGTGTTTATTAATCGCGAGCCTGAATTATCCGTGTTAAATTCCTACGATAAAGCATATTATATCGGCGCAAAAGCAGAAGAGTCCGGCACTCAGTCAGGACAGTTAATCGCAGAATACTTTAAATCACACCCCGACGCAGACAAGAACAAAGACGGGAAATTACAATTTATTTTATTGCGCGGTCAGAACGGCCATCAAGATATGATCTTGCGTTCAAAATATTCAATCGAGGCAATAAAAGCAGCTGGAATCGAACCTGTAGAACTCGCTAACGCCATAGCAAACTGGGACAAATTACAGGCCATGACCATAGCAAACGCTTTCATAATGTCAATCGGCGCAGAAAATATCGAGGCAATTATCGCAAACAATGACGAAATGGCATTAGGCGCAGTCGAAGCCCTCAAAGCAAATAATTACAACAAAGGCGACCCGGCGTTATATATTCCTGTAGTAGGAGTTGACGCGAACGCCTCAGCACTTGAAGCAATGAACAAAGGCGAACTGCTCGGAACTGTCTTAAACGATGCCGATAATCAGGGATTCGCAGCTGCTAAATTAGCTGTTGCCCTTGCGTCAAATAAAGATTTAAGCTCGATAGGCTACCCAATTACTGATAATAAATATATTTGGATCCCATATCAGAAAGTTACTAGAGGTGATGACAAGTGA
- a CDS encoding galactose ABC transporter substrate-binding protein — MESRALNCVGNKNFYQEAFIVKKVVILAALCLAVFAVSAYAATDALVGACIYKFDDTFMTGVRNAMRAEMDRQGGELEIVDSQNRQPTQNDQVDAYISKGANALIVNPVDRTAAQPLMEKAKAEGLPIVFVNREPYEEVMKAYDKIWYVGAKAEESGTQSGQIIVDYFKAHPEADKNKDGKIQYIMIRGEQGHQDATLRTEYSLKAIKDGGFAVVELGNDTANWDKVQATDKMKGFISAVGVENIEAVLANNDDMALGAIEALKAEGYNTGDPAKYVPVVGVDATAPALEAMSKGELLGTVLNDADNQGFAAVRVAVVAADDKPVTEESIGYKITDGKYIWIPYRPVTVDNYKEFMK, encoded by the coding sequence ATGGAATCCCGCGCATTAAATTGCGTTGGAAATAAAAATTTTTATCAGGAGGCTTTTATCGTGAAAAAAGTTGTAATTTTAGCAGCACTTTGTCTCGCAGTTTTTGCAGTATCAGCATATGCAGCCACAGACGCACTTGTCGGAGCTTGTATCTACAAATTTGATGATACTTTCATGACCGGCGTAAGAAATGCAATGCGCGCAGAAATGGATCGTCAGGGCGGAGAGCTCGAAATCGTTGACTCACAGAACAGGCAGCCCACACAAAATGACCAGGTCGACGCGTATATTTCCAAAGGCGCAAATGCTTTAATCGTCAATCCCGTTGACAGAACAGCAGCTCAGCCCCTCATGGAGAAAGCAAAAGCAGAAGGACTACCGATCGTATTCGTAAACCGCGAACCTTACGAAGAAGTTATGAAGGCTTATGATAAAATTTGGTACGTCGGCGCAAAAGCAGAAGAGTCCGGCACTCAGTCAGGTCAAATCATCGTAGACTACTTCAAAGCACATCCCGAAGCAGACAAGAACAAAGACGGCAAAATCCAGTACATTATGATTCGCGGCGAACAGGGACATCAGGACGCTACACTCCGCACAGAATATTCGCTCAAAGCAATTAAAGACGGCGGATTTGCAGTTGTAGAGCTCGGCAATGACACAGCAAACTGGGATAAAGTTCAGGCAACAGACAAAATGAAGGGCTTTATTTCAGCAGTCGGCGTTGAAAATATCGAGGCAGTTCTCGCAAATAATGATGATATGGCACTCGGCGCAATTGAAGCTCTCAAAGCTGAAGGCTACAACACGGGCGACCCCGCAAAATATGTTCCTGTAGTAGGCGTTGACGCAACAGCACCCGCACTCGAAGCAATGAGCAAAGGCGAGCTTCTCGGCACAGTTCTTAATGACGCAGATAATCAGGGCTTCGCAGCAGTAAGAGTCGCAGTTGTCGCAGCAGATGACAAACCCGTAACTGAAGAGTCAATCGGCTACAAGATCACCGACGGAAAATATATTTGGATTCCTTATCGTCCTGTAACTGTTGACAATTACAAAGAGTTCATGAAATAA
- a CDS encoding hydrogenase expression protein HypA/HybF, with protein sequence MAKFKCLECKKEFELDSSSTSRRCPECMSRYLELVSGEIQRGKSWSAKSYSAR encoded by the coding sequence ATGGCAAAATTTAAGTGCCTCGAATGCAAGAAAGAATTTGAACTTGACTCATCATCAACCAGCAGACGCTGCCCAGAATGTATGAGCCGTTATCTTGAGCTTGTTTCAGGAGAAATACAGCGCGGCAAATCCTGGAGCGCAAAAAGTTATTCAGCCCGCTAA
- a CDS encoding NAD(P)/FAD-dependent oxidoreductase, translating into MTRKKVIIIGAGPAGLTAGYEILRKAGDSYDVTILEESSYMGGISKTVNHNGNLMDTGPHRFFSKVPEVNSWWEHVMPNQGALPFDYKTLGQTSRLTPGGPDPEKVDRVMLRRNRLTRIFFKRKFFDYPISLKFSTIKNMGFFTTIAAGLSYMKSAIFKRREKSLEDFYINRFGKKLYSMFFEYYTENLWGRHPSNISPDWGAQRVKGLSIIAILRDIFGKIFHSKNRKVETSLIEEFSYPKLGAGQIWEITADEIMKMGGKIITGARAKGFNKSGNLIESVIYEKDNQELTESCDIVISSMPIKDLVAGLNDVPERINFIASGLPYRDYKIAGMLVKNFELHNDTNAKTFGNIIPDEWIYIQDREVKVGRIVIFNNWSPYMVKDLNNTVWLGLEYFCSEGDSYWTMNDEDFTRLAADEIIKIGMIKSRSDVIDSHVERIKKAYPAYFDTYEHIDELRKYLDSIQNLYCIGRNGQHRYNNIDHSMCTAFEAVRNILSGNNDKSNIWNVNTEKEYHESK; encoded by the coding sequence ATGACGCGCAAAAAAGTTATCATAATCGGAGCAGGCCCGGCAGGTCTTACAGCAGGCTATGAAATTTTACGCAAGGCCGGAGACTCTTACGATGTAACAATACTTGAAGAAAGCTCTTACATGGGCGGCATCTCAAAAACTGTCAATCACAACGGGAATTTAATGGACACTGGCCCGCATAGATTTTTCTCGAAGGTTCCGGAGGTTAATTCATGGTGGGAACACGTAATGCCAAATCAAGGCGCACTCCCATTTGATTATAAAACTTTAGGCCAGACATCAAGACTCACCCCCGGCGGCCCTGACCCTGAAAAAGTCGATAGAGTCATGTTAAGGCGCAACAGACTCACGCGAATATTCTTCAAGCGCAAATTTTTTGATTACCCTATATCGCTAAAGTTCAGCACAATAAAAAATATGGGATTCTTCACGACAATAGCAGCCGGTTTAAGTTATATGAAGAGTGCAATTTTCAAGCGCAGGGAAAAATCACTTGAAGACTTCTATATAAACCGTTTCGGCAAAAAATTATATTCGATGTTCTTCGAGTACTACACCGAAAATTTATGGGGCCGTCATCCGTCAAATATTTCACCTGACTGGGGCGCACAACGAGTCAAAGGTCTGTCAATAATTGCAATTTTACGCGACATTTTCGGGAAAATCTTTCACAGCAAAAATCGCAAAGTAGAGACATCATTAATTGAAGAGTTCTCATATCCAAAGCTCGGAGCCGGTCAAATCTGGGAAATCACAGCAGACGAAATTATGAAAATGGGCGGAAAAATTATTACAGGTGCGCGCGCAAAAGGTTTCAATAAATCCGGAAATCTAATCGAGTCAGTTATTTACGAGAAAGATAATCAAGAACTCACAGAGTCATGCGATATAGTAATTTCTTCAATGCCGATAAAAGATTTAGTTGCGGGCTTAAATGATGTCCCGGAACGAATTAATTTCATCGCGTCAGGACTCCCCTACAGAGATTATAAGATTGCCGGAATGCTTGTAAAAAATTTCGAGCTTCACAACGACACAAACGCAAAAACTTTCGGAAATATTATCCCTGACGAATGGATTTATATTCAAGATAGAGAGGTCAAAGTCGGACGAATCGTAATATTTAACAACTGGTCGCCGTACATGGTCAAAGATTTAAATAATACTGTGTGGCTTGGGCTTGAATATTTCTGCTCAGAAGGTGACTCTTACTGGACAATGAATGACGAAGATTTTACGAGACTCGCTGCTGACGAAATTATCAAAATCGGCATGATTAAATCTCGTTCTGACGTAATCGACTCGCACGTTGAACGCATAAAGAAGGCCTATCCCGCATATTTTGACACGTATGAGCATATTGACGAGCTGAGAAAATATTTAGACTCGATTCAAAATCTTTACTGTATCGGGCGCAACGGCCAGCACAGATATAATAATATAGATCACTCAATGTGTACGGCGTTCGAGGCGGTGAGAAATATTTTATCCGGCAATAATGACAAGTCCAACATTTGGAACGTCAACACAGAGAAAGAATATCACGAGAGCAAATAA
- a CDS encoding zinc ABC transporter substrate-binding protein has translation MRFKRLLLITSFLLLITSTAYAKIVITCSSFPVFDFARNIAGNDAEIKLLLRPGMEPHEFEPSPMDIVTLNDSDVFIYTGPELEHWAEKISHSLENTRIINASENIELVNNDPHIWMDMQMASHMAANILTGLIMADSQNSESYMDNAQKFLHELAELDGDFMSLPRNKTLVFAGEFAANYFIARYGFKYISAYDGENEPGIKRITEIIDFIRENGTKYILADDFGGSQITRSIANETGTQILTFSTAHASSENDSFIAIMRQNLESLRLALND, from the coding sequence ATGAGATTCAAGCGTTTATTATTAATCACAAGTTTTTTGCTGCTAATCACATCGACAGCTTATGCAAAAATTGTAATCACTTGCAGCTCTTTCCCAGTGTTTGACTTTGCAAGAAATATCGCCGGAAATGATGCAGAAATAAAATTATTATTGCGTCCCGGAATGGAACCTCACGAATTTGAGCCTTCCCCTATGGACATTGTAACTCTTAATGACTCCGACGTTTTCATTTATACAGGGCCGGAGCTTGAACACTGGGCAGAAAAAATTTCTCACTCACTAGAGAATACACGCATAATAAACGCTTCTGAAAATATAGAACTCGTCAATAATGACCCTCATATTTGGATGGACATGCAAATGGCTTCTCACATGGCCGCAAATATTTTAACCGGTTTGATAATGGCTGACTCGCAAAATTCAGAGTCTTATATGGACAACGCACAAAAATTTTTGCACGAACTTGCAGAACTTGACGGAGATTTTATGAGCCTTCCACGAAATAAAACGCTCGTTTTTGCGGGAGAATTTGCAGCAAATTATTTTATCGCCCGTTACGGATTTAAATATATCTCAGCTTACGACGGCGAGAACGAACCAGGAATCAAGCGCATTACAGAAATAATTGATTTCATTCGTGAGAACGGGACAAAATATATTCTTGCTGACGATTTCGGAGGCTCACAAATAACGCGCTCAATAGCAAACGAGACCGGCACGCAAATTTTGACATTCAGCACGGCTCATGCTTCATCAGAAAATGACTCGTTCATAGCGATAATGAGACAAAATCTTGAATCACTCCGGCTCGCATTAAATGACTGA
- a CDS encoding ATP-binding cassette domain-containing protein, translated as MTERIKLDNVIIKYGDNTAINNISLKADSGEFIFITGANGSGKSTLTRAIAGLIKLDSGKIETLGKISYVPQIEEADRDFPACVKEIVITGTQRPGKIFYSRRDRELAKISMQELFISDLAEREIKTLSGGQLRRVFLARALCGEPDILLLDEPCAGLDADSHEILFSLLRKKISEGCTILMVTHDDSDLAGITNARVIKLSHGRII; from the coding sequence ATGACTGAAAGAATCAAGCTCGACAACGTAATAATCAAATACGGCGACAATACAGCGATAAATAATATCTCGTTGAAGGCTGACTCAGGCGAATTTATATTTATCACGGGCGCAAACGGTTCGGGAAAAAGTACACTGACTCGCGCTATTGCAGGATTGATAAAATTAGATTCCGGAAAAATTGAGACTCTCGGCAAAATTTCATACGTCCCGCAAATAGAAGAAGCTGATAGAGATTTCCCCGCGTGCGTGAAAGAAATAGTCATAACCGGCACACAAAGACCGGGAAAAATTTTTTATTCGCGCAGAGATAGGGAGCTTGCAAAAATTTCTATGCAGGAATTATTTATTTCTGACTTGGCCGAACGTGAAATAAAGACTCTTTCGGGCGGGCAGTTGAGGCGGGTATTTCTTGCGCGTGCTTTGTGCGGTGAACCTGATATTTTGCTGCTTGATGAACCTTGCGCGGGCTTGGATGCTGACTCACACGAGATTTTATTTTCACTCCTGCGCAAAAAAATTTCTGAAGGCTGTACAATTTTAATGGTAACTCATGATGACTCAGATTTGGCCGGTATTACTAACGCAAGAGTCATAAAACTTTCACACGGGAGAATTATATAA